The following proteins are encoded in a genomic region of Hippocampus zosterae strain Florida chromosome 2, ASM2543408v3, whole genome shotgun sequence:
- the LOC127596600 gene encoding transcription factor HES-5-like translates to MAPAVYGPSHFSKETSAHKLRKPLVEKLRRDRINTSIEQLKSLLGPEFLRQQPDSKQEKADILEMAVCYLRSWQQQQRRRRPSSSSDGYAHCVQQAVSFLSHCKVQNPAQRRLLVHFQDLQASSGSNRGPQSTPSPPASPLSSGKCAGHAGAALWRPW, encoded by the exons ATGGCTCCTGCAGTTTATGGACCGAGTCACTTTTCCAAGGAGACTTCGGCTCACAAG CTGAGAAAGCCGCTGGTGGAGAAATTGCGGCGAGACCGCATCAACACCAGCATCGAGCAGCTCAAGTCCCTGCTGGGCCCCGAGTTTCTCCGACAGCAGCCCGACTCCAAGCAAGAGAAGGCCGACATCCTGGAGATGGCCGTGTGCTACCTGAGGAgctggcagcagcagcagcggcggcggcggccctcctcctcctccgacgGTTATGCACACTGCGTCCAACAGGCCGTCAGCTTCTTGTCGCACTGCAAGGTCCAGAACCCGGCCCAGAGGCGGCTGCTGGTACACTTCCAGGACCTGCAAGCGTCTAGCGGGAGCAACAGAGGTCCGCAAAGCACACCGTCACCCCCGGCTTCACCACTCAGCTCCGGGAAGTGTGCCGGCCACGCCGGCGCGGCCCTGTGGAGGCCCTGGTAG